In Rissa tridactyla isolate bRisTri1 chromosome 2, bRisTri1.patW.cur.20221130, whole genome shotgun sequence, a single window of DNA contains:
- the BMI1 gene encoding polycomb complex protein BMI-1 isoform X2 has translation MELSAYAQGGWRLLGDPRRFPRRPYAALLRAAFHSLLHHPHAGLDDPDLKDIDPTVLKHCHAAAATCILEAGKQKADISAISACLEDCKLDRERIEQFCTEYQKNKDALEILLGSIGRSPLHITDVSWRLEYQIKSNQLHKTYQPSYLVTLNVENSDSGSHPDVSFSCTMEQLQDLVGKLKDAAKSLERATQM, from the exons ATGGAGCTGTCGGCGTACgcgcagggcgggtggcggctgCTGGGCGACCCCCGCCGCTTCCCCCGTCGCCCTTACGCCGCTCTCCTCCGCGCCGCTTTCCACAGCCTCCTCCATCACCCCCACGCCGGGTTGG acGATCCCGACCTGAAAGATATTGATCCTACGGTCTTAAAACATTGCCATGCTGCGGCTGCGACGTGTATTCTGGAGGCAGGAAAGCAGAAAGCCGACATATCTGCTATAAG CGCATGTCTTGAGGACTGTAAACTGGACAGAGAGAGAATAGAACAATTTTGCACCGAATATCAG aaaaacaaGGATGCATTGGAAATCCTATTGGGAAG CATAGGCAGATCTCCTCTCCATATAACTGATGTGTCTTGGCGCTTGGAATATCAGATCAAG aGCAATCAACTTCATAAAACTTACCAGCCTTCCTACTTGGTGACCTTAAACGTAGAG aacagtGATTCAGGATCACACCCAGATGTTAGTTTTAGTTGCACGATGGAGCAATTACAG GATTTAGTTGGAAAACTAAAAGATGCTGCAAAAAGTCTAGAAAGAGCGACTCAGATGTGA